ACAATAGTAAGTCATACGGTACAGACCTTACTTTTAGAACGAGTCAATTTTTTGAAAAATTAGAATTAAACTTAGACTTATCATTTGGTCAAGAAGACAGAAACTATACGCGACCTACTATTTATAGTGAATCCGCATTAGGATTAAGTAAATTTACTGTTGGAGCGAAGTATCTTGTCTACTCACCAACATACACAGACAAATCAAAGGAAATACGAAGTTGGAAAAAACGAAACAGTTACGATTGGAAAAGACTTATTCCCGCAGTAGGTGTTTATGCTGGACTTAACACCAACTTACTTAGTAAATTACATAAAAACCCGGGAGGTTTAAGTCCGAGGTTCGCCCTTTTTACACAAAACGATCTTACCAATAAATTTGTTTTAATTACAAATTTTATAATGGATAAGACCTTTACGGATGATTCTGAAAATTCATACATTATCACTGCAACCTATTCTTTAACACCAAAAGTTTCTGTATTTGCTGAGAATCAAGGTTTTTTAAGAAAAAATGTACCCAATGATTTTCAATACGGAGTAGGTAGTGCTTATTTGTTAAATAAGAACATGCAAGTTGACGCTGCTTTTCGATATATAAAGGATGAACGCGGAGATGACAGTTTCTTTTTGGGAGCTGGTATTGCTTGGAGGTTAGACCGACATATTGATGGTTATAGCACCTTGAATTCTGAAGGTAAAGCCACAAAAGACACTAATGGAGGTGGCTTCTTTTCCAGAATTTTTTCTAAAAAAGACAAAAAACAAAGAAAAGTTAAAAGTGTAAAAGCGGGTAAGAAAAAAATTAAAACCTTAAAACCTAAGCAAACCAAAGCTCAAAAACGATTAGAGAAAGAAGCTAAGAAAAAAGCGAAGGATGACAAAAAACAACAAAAAGCGGATCAGAAACAAAAGAAAAAAGACACTAAAAATTACGATAAAAATTATGACCCTAACAGTAATTAATTAACTGTTATTGCTAATTGATATAGTAATTTGCCTTTCTAAAAATTTAATTCACTGTTTGTATTCGCTATTATAAATAAATTAATTATCTATTTCTTTTTTGTAGATTTGAAATAATTAAAAAGCCCTTAATTATTTATAGATGATTACAATTAAAGAAATCACTTCAAAAAGTGATTTAAAAAAATTCGTCAAGTTCCCTTTTTCAATTTTCAAAAACAATCCCTATTGGATTCCTCCTATTATTAAGGATGAATTAGAAGGCTTTGATAAAACTAAAAATCCGGCGTTAGACAATGCCAAAGTTCATTTCCTTTTAGCATATAAAAATAATAAAATCGTTGGTAGAGTTGCTGCTGTTCTAAATTTCGTTGAAATTAAACAACAAGGATTAAAAAAAATGAGGTTCGGTTGGTTTGATGTTATCGATGACTTAGAAGTTACAAAAGCTTTATTAGATAAAGTTAACGAAATTGGAAAACAGAATAACTTAGAATATATTGAAGGGCCATTAGGGTTCTCAAACCTCGATAAAGTTGGCGTGTTAAGTGAAGGTTTTGACCAAATAGGTAACATGATTACTTGGTACAGTCATCCCTATTATAAATTACACTTTGAGCAATTAGGGTATGTAAAAGAAAAGGAATTTATAGAAAGTATCTTTTCATTTAATAATGTGAAAAATCCTGAAGTTTTTCAGAAAGCTCAAGCGTTAATCAAAAGAAGGTATGGTCTAAAATCAATTACGTTTACCAAGACAAAAGAAATAATGCCTTATGGAGATGAGATGTTTGATTTATTTAATGACACATACGCTAAGCTATCTACTTTTGTACCTATTTCTGAAAAGCAAAAAGCCTATTTCAAGAAAAAGTATATTAGTTTTATTAACCCCGAATACATAAAATTTGTAAGTGATAAAGATGATAAAATTATCGCTTTTTCAATTGTTATGCCAAGTTTTGCTAAAGCTTTGCAAAAAGCAAATGGTAAACTTTTCCCCTTTGGATTATTCCATCTTCTAAATGCTAGAAAAAACAGTAAAGAAGTTTTATTTTATTTAATAGGAATAAGACCAGATTACCAAAATAAAGGGGTAACTGCAATTATTTTTGATGAATATTATAGAACTTTTAAAGAAAAAGGTATCGAAGATTGTATTAGATCATCAGAATTAGAAGAGAATCAAGCTATTCATCAATTATGGAAAAATTTTGACCCCACCATTAATAAAAGAAGACGAACATATAGAAAAGATATTAGCAATTAGAAGTATAAACTTTGAAACTAAAACTTTGAATAATCAACATGCAGCTTTTTTACACCTCTAACATAACTAATGACTCAGAGACATTTACTTTTGACAAAACAGAGAGTAGACATATTGTAAAAGTCTTGCGTAAAAATACCGGTGATCAACTTTTTATTACAAATGGTACAGGAGAACTGATTACCTCAGAAATTATTATAAGTAGTGACAAAAGTTGTACGGTTAAAATACTAAATTTTGAAACCAAACAGAAACCATGGAATTACAATCTACATGTAGCCATGGCTCCTACAAAAAATATTGATCGATTTGAATGGTTTTTAGAAAAAGCTACAGAAATAGGAATTGACCAAATTACCCCTATACTTTGCGACCATTCTGAGAGAAAAATTATTAAAATGGACAGATTGAATCGTATTTTAGAATCCGCAATGAAACAATCTCTTAAGTATCAGTTACCTAAATTAAATCAACTCACTCCTTTTTCTAAATTTATTGAAGAGAATAATAGTGACGATTTATTTATAGCTCATTGTGAAGAGACTGATAAAAAGCATCTAAAAGATGTGCTAAGACCACAGCACAATACAACAATTTTAATTGGACCAGAAGGTGATTTTTCTATTTCAGAAATTGAGCTTACTTTACATAATAATTACCAACCCATTTCATTAGGCGAAAGTAGACTTCGTACAGAAACTGCTGGGATTGTAGCTACTCAGACCGTTTCCTTATTTAATCTGTAATTAAATGTAGAACTTTTCATTTTTACAAAAAAAAAAAAAAGCATCACAGGTTTGTGATGCTTTATTAATACTCTATAGTTTTAACTTGAAAATTAGTTAAGAACTAATTAAATTATTTTGTTGCTTTTACCTCAACTTGAAGTTCAATATTATCTTCAATTAATTTGTCTTTTGCTAAATCAGCAAATTTTCCAGATTTGTATTTGATATCCCATTCTGTTCTATCAATTGTAAAAGGCTCGCTTTTTAAAGAAACGTCAGTATCACTTACAGTAATTACTGCTGGAAACTCAATATTTTTCTTTATGTTTTTTATTGTTAAGTTACCTTTTACAAATGTTTTACCATCTTTTTCTTCAACTCCTGTTATAGCAAAAGCACTATTGCCATGATTTTCTACATCAAAAAAGTCTTCACTTTTTAAATGTCCAGTTAGATTCCCATTTTTTTCGGCATCCTCTATATCTAAGACAGTTATAGAATTCATATCAACTATAAAATTACCTCCTACAAGTTTACCATCTTGCACTGAAAAACTACCTTCAGACATTTTAATAGTACCATTATGTGTACCTGTTAATTTAGCTCCTTTCCATGCTAAAGTTGAACCATCAGTATCAGCTTTATATACTACCACTTCGCCTGTTGTTTTTGTAACCTCCTCAGCTTCTGAAGCTTCAGTTTTATTTTTTGCATCTTTACATCCTACAATTGACAATCCTATAAATAGAACTGTAGCAACTTTAAAAATTTGATTTTTACTCATAAATTTTCTATTTCTTTTGTGGAAATCGTGATTTTTCTTTGAAAAGTTCATTTTATTTTAGTTTAAAAATTTTGAAGTGCAAAAATACAAAAGTTACCACAATAAACAATATTCCCTTATTAACACTGAGTTAAGTAAAAAATTAATAGATTTGTAACTACACGTTTCGTAATTTATGCTTAGATTTTTATTTATACTCCTATTTTTAAATGCTTCTGTCTATGCACAAGAAGTTGGAATTCTAAAATATAAAGGAGGGGGAGACTGGTATGCAAACCCTACGGCGGTGCCTAATTTAATAAAGTTTAGCAACGAAAATATAAAAACAATTATTACTGAAAAGCCTGAATCGGTAGAAACCAATAGTATTGATATTTTTAACTACCCCATTCTATTTATGACGGGGCATGGCAATGTCTTTTTTGACGATAGTGATATTGAAAATTTAAGAAAATACTTGACTTCTGGCGGCTTTTTACACATTTCTGATAATTATGGATTGGATAAATACATCAGGACCGAACTAGAAAAATTATTTCCCGAATCTAAATTACAAGAAATCCCATATACCCACCCCATTTATAATCAAACATATAAGTTTAAAAGTTTACCTAAAATACATGAACATGACGGTAAACCTGCACAAGGTTTTGGTTTATTTATAGAAGGAAGGTTAGTTCTTTTTTACGATTACGAAAGTGATTTAAGTGATGGCTGGGAAGATGAAGCCGTACACAACAACCCAGCACCTGTGCGAGAAAAAGCTCTACAAATGGGTGCAAATATTATTGAATATGTTTTTAAACATTAACATTAATGAACATGTTGACAAAGTTCAAATAAACTTTGATAGTGGTGGACTATGGGTACTGAATATTACCTTAGCCATCATTATGTATGGTGTTGCGTTAGGTATTACAATTGATGATTTTAAACGTTTATTTAAAAATCCGAAAATTGTATTAGTTGGTATTTTTAGTCAATTTGTGTTATTCCCTTTAATTACATTTGTTTTAGTTTACTTTATAAATCCTACACCGAGTATTGCATTAGGAATGATTATGGTTGCCGCCTGTCCTGGTGGTAATATCTCTAACTTTATGACACAATTAGCAGGTGGTAATGCAGCATTATCTGTGAGCTTAACAGCCTTTGCTACTTTAGTTGCCGTATTGATGACGCCTATTAATTTATCCTTTTGGGGCAACCTGTACGAACCTACTTCTCAAATATTAAGAACGGTTCAATTAGATCCGTTTACGCTTGCAAAATTGGTTACCTTAATTTTAGGAGTCCCCTTAATTTTAGGAATGTTAACTCGAAAATACTACAAAAGCTTAGCTTTTAAACTGGCAAAAATATTAAGACCAGTTTCTATTGTTATATTTTTAATCTTTATAATAATTGCATTCTCACAAAATCTTGATGTCTTTTCTGAATACATCCATTACGTGTTTTTTATTGTTATTTTCCATAATATCATGGGGTATCTTGGAGGATTCTATTTCGCTAAAGCAATGCGTCTTAATTATTATGATCAAAAAACATTGGCCATAGAAACTGGTATTCAAAATTCAGGTCTAGGTTTATTGTTATATTTTAATTTCTTTAACGATC
The nucleotide sequence above comes from Aureibaculum algae. Encoded proteins:
- a CDS encoding transporter; this translates as MRKFVLVFIFSFCYLISAAQYTEVINSKRPGFSDSPYSVGKGVYQVEAGLFYKNIGNYLYYDQATAETINYNSKSYGTDLTFRTSQFFEKLELNLDLSFGQEDRNYTRPTIYSESALGLSKFTVGAKYLVYSPTYTDKSKEIRSWKKRNSYDWKRLIPAVGVYAGLNTNLLSKLHKNPGGLSPRFALFTQNDLTNKFVLITNFIMDKTFTDDSENSYIITATYSLTPKVSVFAENQGFLRKNVPNDFQYGVGSAYLLNKNMQVDAAFRYIKDERGDDSFFLGAGIAWRLDRHIDGYSTLNSEGKATKDTNGGGFFSRIFSKKDKKQRKVKSVKAGKKKIKTLKPKQTKAQKRLEKEAKKKAKDDKKQQKADQKQKKKDTKNYDKNYDPNSN
- a CDS encoding GTP cyclohydrolase — protein: MITIKEITSKSDLKKFVKFPFSIFKNNPYWIPPIIKDELEGFDKTKNPALDNAKVHFLLAYKNNKIVGRVAAVLNFVEIKQQGLKKMRFGWFDVIDDLEVTKALLDKVNEIGKQNNLEYIEGPLGFSNLDKVGVLSEGFDQIGNMITWYSHPYYKLHFEQLGYVKEKEFIESIFSFNNVKNPEVFQKAQALIKRRYGLKSITFTKTKEIMPYGDEMFDLFNDTYAKLSTFVPISEKQKAYFKKKYISFINPEYIKFVSDKDDKIIAFSIVMPSFAKALQKANGKLFPFGLFHLLNARKNSKEVLFYLIGIRPDYQNKGVTAIIFDEYYRTFKEKGIEDCIRSSELEENQAIHQLWKNFDPTINKRRRTYRKDISN
- a CDS encoding 16S rRNA (uracil(1498)-N(3))-methyltransferase codes for the protein MQLFYTSNITNDSETFTFDKTESRHIVKVLRKNTGDQLFITNGTGELITSEIIISSDKSCTVKILNFETKQKPWNYNLHVAMAPTKNIDRFEWFLEKATEIGIDQITPILCDHSERKIIKMDRLNRILESAMKQSLKYQLPKLNQLTPFSKFIEENNSDDLFIAHCEETDKKHLKDVLRPQHNTTILIGPEGDFSISEIELTLHNNYQPISLGESRLRTETAGIVATQTVSLFNL
- a CDS encoding YceI family protein codes for the protein MNFSKKNHDFHKRNRKFMSKNQIFKVATVLFIGLSIVGCKDAKNKTEASEAEEVTKTTGEVVVYKADTDGSTLAWKGAKLTGTHNGTIKMSEGSFSVQDGKLVGGNFIVDMNSITVLDIEDAEKNGNLTGHLKSEDFFDVENHGNSAFAITGVEEKDGKTFVKGNLTIKNIKKNIEFPAVITVSDTDVSLKSEPFTIDRTEWDIKYKSGKFADLAKDKLIEDNIELQVEVKATK
- a CDS encoding DUF4159 domain-containing protein, with translation MLRFLFILLFLNASVYAQEVGILKYKGGGDWYANPTAVPNLIKFSNENIKTIITEKPESVETNSIDIFNYPILFMTGHGNVFFDDSDIENLRKYLTSGGFLHISDNYGLDKYIRTELEKLFPESKLQEIPYTHPIYNQTYKFKSLPKIHEHDGKPAQGFGLFIEGRLVLFYDYESDLSDGWEDEAVHNNPAPVREKALQMGANIIEYVFKH
- a CDS encoding bile acid:sodium symporter family protein; amino-acid sequence: MFLNININEHVDKVQINFDSGGLWVLNITLAIIMYGVALGITIDDFKRLFKNPKIVLVGIFSQFVLFPLITFVLVYFINPTPSIALGMIMVAACPGGNISNFMTQLAGGNAALSVSLTAFATLVAVLMTPINLSFWGNLYEPTSQILRTVQLDPFTLAKLVTLILGVPLILGMLTRKYYKSLAFKLAKILRPVSIVIFLIFIIIAFSQNLDVFSEYIHYVFFIVIFHNIMGYLGGFYFAKAMRLNYYDQKTLAIETGIQNSGLGLLLYFNFFNDLGLGGMALCIAFWGIWDIASGLGLAYYWSIKTSKITT